The genomic window CAAGAGTCTGATAAAATTGGGTACCAGGGCCCTAATATAGTAGGTGTGGACCATGGAGGCCCCTGGGCTAAGGACCTCCAAACCATAGAAAAATGGGATTTAGAAAAATCCATGGCCTGGATTAAGAAATCTTTTGAAGCAGCGGTAGCAGCAGGATATGATTTAATACATGTAGACCCGACCATAGATATTTTTAGTAGAAATATCTCTATACAGACAGTAGCCAATAGGACCCTTGAGCTTATTGCCCATACCGAGAAATATAGAATCAATAATTCCAAGCCGCCCCTGTCTTATGAGGTAGGCACGGAAGAGGTCCATGGGGGATTGGCGGATTTAAATACCTTCCGTAAGTTCCTGGAGCTTTTAAGCCAAGGCCTAAAGGAAAAAAACCTTGCTTATGTGTGGCCAATCTTTATAGTAGCCAAGGTAGGCACGGACCTGCACACCACGGAATTTGACCCCGCAGTGGCTAAAAGGGTTTCTGATATTGCCAAGGAATACGGGTCGTATATCAAAGGGCATTATACTGATTTTGTTCAGAACCTTAACCAATACCCGTCAGCTGGCATAGGCGCAGCTAATGTTGGACCAGAATTTATAGTAGCTGAATACCAAGCTTACAAAGAATTAGAAGCAATTGAACAAAAGCTATATCAACAGGGTAAAATAACCCATACCTCTAATTTAAATTTAGGGCTGCAAAAGGCGGTTCTGGATTCCGGAAGATGGAAAAAATGGATGCAGGAAGACGAAAAAGATTTCCAGTCCCTTTCCCCCCAGAGAAAAGACTGGATCGTAATGACCAGCAGCCGCTACATACTGGCCCAACCTCAAATACAATATTACATAAACAGGCTTTATAAAAACCTTCAGTCAAATGGTTTAAGCCCCAGAGAGCACATATGGTCAAAGATTGAAGCAGTAATGGATAAATACTTTAAGGAATTTAACCTGATAGGCTTAAACCAAAAGATTCTTGATTTGCCTTAGTATTTCTAATTTAATTTTTCCCTATTGTCCTATCATGGAATTCAGGCCGTTTTACCTTTGCTGACCACTATATTAGTTAATAGCAAAAACCATGTTAGTCTTTTGATAAGGTGCTAATGGTCTTTAGGATGCTATTATATTTGGAAAAAATTATTGGGGTGTTCATTTATGTAAAAATCTATATAGTCCAGGCCATTTTTTATAGCTCCGTAAATACCAGAATTTTCCTTTAGCTTAGAGAAAGCTATCTCTCCCCGGTAAGGAGTTATAGCATAGACTTCTTCTTTTAAGCTTTGGAGAAACCCGTCTTTAAGCTCTACAATCTCCCCGTTTATTACTATGATCTCTGGATCTAATACCACAGCAGTGGCAGCTATACCCAGTGCCAGGGTTTTTAATATTTTTTCATTTATCAAATCCCTAAAAGCTGGATCCTGCCTGTAGCTTTCAGCAATTTTAGCAAAAGGTATGGTGCCTGCTGCCTCATCCTGTTTCTTATAATATTCAGCAGCAATTTCCTCTATTCTTTTGATATCGCATTGGGACTCAAAATACCCTAGATTATTATTGGTGCCTTTTAAATTATTATAGTTTAAATTCATAGCCAAAGGCAGGAATGCTATTTCCCCCAAATATCCATTTTTGCCTTCCCTGACCTTCCCGTCAATAACTACCCCGGCTCCAATACCCTTGGTTACTATTAGATAGACCATATTGGAAACATTATTATAGCCTTTCCACTGCTCCCCCAAGGTTTCCAGTTTTACATGGTCTTTAATTATCACTTCTGTATTGTATTTATCCTTAAAAATCTTAGCCAGGTCCAGCCCTACCCAATCCTTAATGTAGGGCGCCCATCTTATAACCCCGGTGTTTTTATTAAAGGTTTCAGGAGAACCCAGGCTTATCAGCCGCAAACCGTTTATATTGTTTTCTTCAAGCATGCTGTCCAAGCTGCTGAATGCTAAATTCAGCACTTCCCGGGAATGGTTGCTTTCTATGGCCTGGATATTCTTTTTAGCTATAGTCTCCCCATTGAGATTGCAGATAGCAGCATCTATCCTGTCGGGAGTAATCACCAATGCTGCATAATAGTAATAATTTTTATTGAAATATAGGAGCGTCGGTCTTTTACCTAAATTTCCTTTTACTTTTTTGCCTTCGATTATAACTTTGGAATCTATTAATTTATTGGTAATATCCGATACGGTAGAGCGAACCAGGCCAATCTTTTTGGCCAGGTCAGCCCTGGATAGCGGCCCCTTTGTCTTTAATAATTTTAAGATTAATCTTTGGTTTCTAAATCTCAGTAATTTTGAGCTATAGGTTTTCATCTATGCCTAACTAGAAGATATTAATATTATTTTTATATATTTTTAAAAATTTATCATAATTATATTCATAAACTTCAAAAAGTCTATGTTCAGGCCTATATTCCTTCCCTGTTTTTACCATGGACCTGGCTGCCTGGGAGTAATCCTGGTAATATCCAGAGCCTACTGCTGCAATCATGGCTGCCCCTAGAAGGGACGCCTGTGAGTTCTTGACAGTTCTTACTGTAAGCTTGGTCACATCAGCTGTAATCTGGTTCCACAAATTGCTGTTTGAACCTCCCCCTATTATCCTCACCTCATTTATAGCAATGCCTATTTTTTTAAAAAGCTCCAGATACAGCTTAAGCATAAAAGCATTGGATTCCATAATGGATCGTATGAAATGGCCAATATTATGTTTCAGGCTGATGCCAAAAAATATACCTTTGGCCCGGTCATTGTTAAAGGGAGTCATCGCTCCCGCTATAAAAGGCAGGGTTATAAGTCCTTGGCTGCCCGCCTCTATTTCTTGGGCCAGGCTATCCATATAGCCATAAATATTATCAGCTGCATCCCTGTTTTTTAGAGATTGAAAGAAATTATCCTTAAACCATTTTAAAAACAATCCTCCCAAAGGTGACCAGGCAAGCAGGCAATAGCTTTGTTCTGCTATTTGATTATAGACTGGCATTTTAACCTCTTGGTCAAATATGGGCTTATCTATATTAACCATAGCAGCCAGTACTGTACCAGAGGTTACGGTTACCATGTTTTGGCCTATATTGCCTGCCCCCAGTGAACTGCAATTCTGGTCCATGGCCCCCACTATTACCTGTATACCTGATGGCAATCCCAAGCTTCCGGCAACCTCTTCTTTTAGGTTTCCCAGGTTGGTTCCGCTGGGAACTATATCCGGCAGCTGATTTTTATCCATACCCATAAATTCCAATAGGGGCTCGTAGTATCTGTGGTTGTTAATATCAAATAAATAGGAGCCGTCATATACAGTAGGTTCACCCACCGCTTTACCGGTTAATTTAAATAATATAAAATCCATAACCTGCATGAATTTCCATACCCGCTTAACCAGCCGTGGATGCTTTTTTACCAAGCTATAGGCCCGGATGCCAAAAAAAACATTGGAGGGAGCCGGCTGGCCGGTTATGCTAAACATGGACTGGGGGTTAAAATTTTTCATTACCTCTTGTTTTTCCTGCTCCCCTTCTTGGTTTAGCCAAGGTATTACCGGAATTATGTCCTTTCCATTCCGGTCCAGCGAAAACAAGGTATCAGTATGGCTGGAAATTGACATGGCCCTGATTTGTGATTTTGATGATGCCTCTAGCTTATCCAGACACTTTACTATGGCTTGTTTGGTATTTTGCCAGTAGAAATCCTGGCCAGGATTGGAGACAAGCTGCCCTTCCTGGCTGGCATAAGCCAGCATGTCTCCCTGCAGGTTAAATACCCCCGCCTTCATGGTAGTAGTGCCAATATCAATAGCTAAAAAGTTCAAAACTTTCTCTCCTGTTAGGCCAGGTTATATTTTTTTGCTGCCTCTTGTGGCGGCATCCCCTGGTTTATCACCTGGTTTAATGCCTGTATCAGCAGGCTGGGCTGGGGAGCCATAAATATATTTCTTCCAAAAATAATGCCCCTGGCACCGCTGCTTATGCTGTCATGCGCTTTTACCAGCACCTCATAATCAGTATTCAATTTTTCAGCCCCTATGGTAAACACTGGCACCGGGGTATTTTCAATTACCTGGTTAAAATATTTTCCGGTATAGAAAGTTTTAATAAGGTCAGCGCCAAGCTCTGCCATTATCCTGGAGACTCTTCTTACTTTATTATGCAGCTGTTCACCGGTTAAATCAGCATGCTCTACCACATAGCATTCCCCAATCAAAGGTATGCCCAGTTTTTCTTTTTCCCTGACTACCTGGCTGAAAACAGAAACATTATTGGTCTGGCGAAGCTGGGAATCCTCCTCCAGGAAAAGGGAGCAAATAACTGCTTGAGCCCCTGCCTGGACTGCTTCCTCCACAGTAGCAGCAATGGTAGTATGGCCTTCCCGGTAGTCAAGGGGGTAATAAAAGGAAGAAGACCAGTTTATCCTGACTATGGGGGCCGGGCTGTCGGGCGCGCTTAGCAGGTCCCAGTTCCTTTTAAGCATAAACCTGGGCAGCAATAAGGCATCAGTGCCCAAACAGTTAGTAATAGCTGCCCTGGTGTCTTCTATTCCTGGCTGATATCCATACTCCATCACATGATCCAATGCAGATATTACCAAATTCTTTTTACCCCTGAACAGCTTGGAAACCCTTAACCTGATACCAGAATTGTCATTATTATTCACTTCTTGCTCCAAACTAGTATGGTTTATAATATTATTTATTTTTCCTGTATTGATTAAAAGCCTTTACGGAAGCTATGACATTTTTCTCCGGATAAGCCGGACGGTGCCACCTGACTACCTCGCATACAAATCCGCCTGAAGGGGTATTAAATGTTTCCACCAGCATATCTGCTTCTTTTTTTACGTCCTCAGGAGAACCGGAGGCTAAGGTGTCGGCCATACTTACTGTGGACTTAAAACACATTTTACCTCTTAATTTTTCCTTTAAGACTTCTATTCCCGTAACTTTATAATCAGGAATGAAAAGTTGATCTATCTCCATATCAAAAAGGTCATCTAGAACCGGCTTGGCATCGCCATCTATTAGTATACCAGTATACAGGCCCTGTTGGTGTATATATTCAAACGCTCTCTTGGTAATAGGTTTAAACCTTTTTCTCCATGTCTCCGGATTTAGCACCAAACCTTTATTAGAGCCCAAATCCTCTATGATGGTTACCTGGTGGGCCCCGGCAGCCTTATATTTATCTACCATTTTAATATAATAGTCTGCCACCATGCCGTATACTTCAGTTACAAAATCCAAATCAGTGGCCAGCTTCATGAAAAAATCATTGGGGCCAAACAAAAACTGGGTAGTGAGAAATATTCCTGCATCTATAAAAATATCTATGAACCGGTCATTGTATTTCTGTTTAATTATTTTGCCCAAGGATTCAAATTGGGGATTTAAATCTTCTATATCAGGAAAACTGTAATCCCCCAATGAGGTTTTGCCGGCCAAGGGATGCTCCAGCAATATATAGGTGGAATTTAAATCAAGAGGAGTCTTGTAAACCACCCCAAACTGGTCTTTTTTTATGGGCTCCCACTTTTAGGTGGTTACTATTTTTTCATAGAATTGGGTATAGCCAAGAACCCAGATGGAATCAAAATAATCAGTTCCGGGAATAAGCTCAACCGACCCTGGATCCAGGGTCCTGTAAGCATTATAAATTCCTGGAATGTTATTGGTTTCCATTGGAAGGTAATCAGGTTTGCCAAACTCTATTGCTTTTTTTACATTCTCAATATGTATAGACATTATGGACCCCTATTTTATTGTTATAAATATAATTATTCTTCTACTACAGTCCTTACCGGAAGGCCTGTAGTATTAAGGATATTTAGTGGCGCTACGTATAACTTTACCTTAAATTTCTGTATTTTCTCCGTATTTATTAAAGGGGCCAGCAAAGTTATGCCTGCTCCATAAATAATCAGCCAATTACCCTGCTCATTTTCCAAATTATCCGCATAGGCTGAATCCAGCCCTAACAGTATAGGCCTTTTTTGGGCAAAATATTCTGCAACTTCCTTTTTTAAAAACCAGGCATCGGTTAAATAATCTGGTTCTGACCAGTGGGCTCCCCACCCGGTGGATAAAATTATAGGTGCACCCTCCGGCACCTTTTCTTTTTCTGCCTTTTTTACCTGCTCCATGGTTAAACAGGGCCGTTTTCCTTCCCTGGGCATCTGTCCTAAATCAAACTGGTAAACATAGGCATCTACCCCAAATATCTTCTCTAACGGTATTTCATTCATGGGCTTTTCTTTTTCCAGTCCAAATGCATGGGAAGGGCCATCAATATAATTGCCGGTCAGCATGCAGAACCCTTCAAAGGCTTGAGATTTTGGGGTAAATGTTTCCACCCACCCCGGCTCTTTTATATCCACTAATTTAAATTGGGGGAAAGGATCTCCGTAACTCCACATTCCAGTATATATGGGCCCGGATAAATCTATAAGCTTCATATCTTTCACTCTCCAATGCTATAGTTTGTAGTCTTTAAAAATCTTATTAAATATATTCAGCTATGCAGTAAGCTCAATTTTTAAATCATCAGCCAAAGGATCTATTATCAAGAAATCTCCCGGCACTGTTTTTAATATGGAACACGGCACTTCAGTGTTTACCGGCCCGTGAAGGGCTAACCTAATAATAAATTTCTGCCAGGTTATTCCCCCGGCATAAGACCCGTCAGAAGTAAGTCCGCACCCATCATTCCACCAGCTGACATAATCAGCGCCAAGTAAGGTAGTGGGAGACGTGGTATACGCTTTGGGAGGAACAAAAGCCCAAGCCCCACTCATATCAGTAGTGGCCATTTGAATGGTCGATATGGGGTGGAAATCAACCAGCCTTGGTTTTGCTTTCTTCCACTGGTCTAAAGTCCATCCATGTTTCTTGGCCAGATGGGGATCCCAGAAAGACAGGT from Actinomycetota bacterium includes these protein-coding regions:
- a CDS encoding uroporphyrinogen decarboxylase family protein; amino-acid sequence: MVYKTPLDLNSTYILLEHPLAGKTSLGDYSFPDIEDLNPQFESLGKIIKQKYNDRFIDIFIDAGIFLTTQFLFGPNDFFMKLATDLDFVTEVYGMVADYYIKMVDKYKAAGAHQVTIIEDLGSNKGLVLNPETWRKRFKPITKRAFEYIHQQGLYTGILIDGDAKPVLDDLFDMEIDQLFIPDYKVTGIEVLKEKLRGKMCFKSTVSMADTLASGSPEDVKKEADMLVETFNTPSGGFVCEVVRWHRPAYPEKNVIASVKAFNQYRKNK
- a CDS encoding ROK family transcriptional regulator, with translation MKTYSSKLLRFRNQRLILKLLKTKGPLSRADLAKKIGLVRSTVSDITNKLIDSKVIIEGKKVKGNLGKRPTLLYFNKNYYYYAALVITPDRIDAAICNLNGETIAKKNIQAIESNHSREVLNLAFSSLDSMLEENNINGLRLISLGSPETFNKNTGVIRWAPYIKDWVGLDLAKIFKDKYNTEVIIKDHVKLETLGEQWKGYNNVSNMVYLIVTKGIGAGVVIDGKVREGKNGYLGEIAFLPLAMNLNYNNLKGTNNNLGYFESQCDIKRIEEIAAEYYKKQDEAAGTIPFAKIAESYRQDPAFRDLINEKILKTLALGIAATAVVLDPEIIVINGEIVELKDGFLQSLKEEVYAITPYRGEIAFSKLKENSGIYGAIKNGLDYIDFYINEHPNNFFQI
- a CDS encoding class II D-tagatose-bisphosphate aldolase, non-catalytic subunit — translated: MSPVKKIDDSLIRKNAEKEGKPIIEYIMDRLQILSHKENTGFTLFAACPNSYNVLVAGIRSAKRANAPLLYAATLNQVDTDGGYTGWTQNDLIKIIRQESDKIGYQGPNIVGVDHGGPWAKDLQTIEKWDLEKSMAWIKKSFEAAVAAGYDLIHVDPTIDIFSRNISIQTVANRTLELIAHTEKYRINNSKPPLSYEVGTEEVHGGLADLNTFRKFLELLSQGLKEKNLAYVWPIFIVAKVGTDLHTTEFDPAVAKRVSDIAKEYGSYIKGHYTDFVQNLNQYPSAGIGAANVGPEFIVAEYQAYKELEAIEQKLYQQGKITHTSNLNLGLQKAVLDSGRWKKWMQEDEKDFQSLSPQRKDWIVMTSSRYILAQPQIQYYINRLYKNLQSNGLSPREHIWSKIEAVMDKYFKEFNLIGLNQKILDLP
- a CDS encoding cyclase family protein gives rise to the protein MKLIDLSGPIYTGMWSYGDPFPQFKLVDIKEPGWVETFTPKSQAFEGFCMLTGNYIDGPSHAFGLEKEKPMNEIPLEKIFGVDAYVYQFDLGQMPREGKRPCLTMEQVKKAEKEKVPEGAPIILSTGWGAHWSEPDYLTDAWFLKKEVAEYFAQKRPILLGLDSAYADNLENEQGNWLIIYGAGITLLAPLINTEKIQKFKVKLYVAPLNILNTTGLPVRTVVEE
- a CDS encoding FGGY family carbohydrate kinase, with the protein product MNFLAIDIGTTTMKAGVFNLQGDMLAYASQEGQLVSNPGQDFYWQNTKQAIVKCLDKLEASSKSQIRAMSISSHTDTLFSLDRNGKDIIPVIPWLNQEGEQEKQEVMKNFNPQSMFSITGQPAPSNVFFGIRAYSLVKKHPRLVKRVWKFMQVMDFILFKLTGKAVGEPTVYDGSYLFDINNHRYYEPLLEFMGMDKNQLPDIVPSGTNLGNLKEEVAGSLGLPSGIQVIVGAMDQNCSSLGAGNIGQNMVTVTSGTVLAAMVNIDKPIFDQEVKMPVYNQIAEQSYCLLAWSPLGGLFLKWFKDNFFQSLKNRDAADNIYGYMDSLAQEIEAGSQGLITLPFIAGAMTPFNNDRAKGIFFGISLKHNIGHFIRSIMESNAFMLKLYLELFKKIGIAINEVRIIGGGSNSNLWNQITADVTKLTVRTVKNSQASLLGAAMIAAVGSGYYQDYSQAARSMVKTGKEYRPEHRLFEVYEYNYDKFLKIYKNNINIF